A part of Aegilops tauschii subsp. strangulata cultivar AL8/78 chromosome 2, Aet v6.0, whole genome shotgun sequence genomic DNA contains:
- the LOC109778166 gene encoding uncharacterized protein, translated as MGTGTGTALGPAMAAAASSTAHRPRPLPAAATANRSASRPTASAPPGRTLVCSAPRQSRPPRRAVATTARAAEAGAPSSTSPDAVTYSSSIDTDMPLYEPLGVSFDEYLQDRPRVFRAMFPDESRSQQLSDEEWRIQMLPLEFLLITVRPVVVMQLRNRNAGGLDLRITEWELRGLDSGYTPASFDLGVRGSLYADRGQRRGSRLRGHLEISITVALPPPLRIVPEAILRGVAESVLSTLAERMKRDVDVGLVADFRRFRLEKAASRAAVARADSKA; from the exons AtgggcacgggcacgggcacggcACTAGGGCcggccatggccgccgccgcctccagcaCGGCCCACCGGCCTCGGCCGCTGCCTGCCGCGGCGACCGCGAATCGCAGCGCCAGTCGCCCCACCGCCTCCGCGCCGCCCGGGAGAACGCTGGTCTGCTCCGCTCCCCGGCAGTCGAGGCCGCCGCGGCGCGCCGTCGCGACCACGGcccgggcggcggaggccggggcgccgtcgtccacctcgccggaCGCCGTCACCTACTCCTCCAGCATCGACACCGACATGCCCCTCTACGAGCCCCTGGGG GTGTCGTTCGACGAGTACCTCCAGGACCGCCCCCGCGTGTTCCGCGCCATGTTCCCCGACGAGAGCCGGAGCCAGCAGCTCAGCGAT GAGGAGTGGAGGATCCAGATGCTGCCGCTGGAGTTCCTCCTCATCACCGTGCGCCCCGTCGTCGTGATGCAGCTGCGCAACCGCAACGCCGGCGGGCTCGACCTCCGAATC ACCGAGTGGGAGCTGAGGGGGCTGGACAGCGGCTACACGCCGGCGAGCTTCGACCTGGGCGTGCGGGGGTCGCTCTACGCGGACAGGGGACAGCGGCGCGGCAGCCGGCTGAGGGGCCACCTGGAGATCTCCATCACCGTCGCCCTCCCGCCGCCCCTGCGCATCGTGCCAGAGGCCATCCTCCGGGGCGTCGCCGAGTCG GTCCTGTCGACGCTTGCCGAGAGGATGAAGCGGGACGTGGACGTCGGCCTCGTCGCCGACTTCCGGAGGTTCCGGCTGGAGAAGGCGGCGTCCAGAGCGGCGGTGGCGAGAGCGGACAGCAAAGCCTGA